Part of the Bacillus sp. THAF10 genome is shown below.
CGAAATTAAAATCAAGATCTAAGTCCTTAATTTTTTGAAGCGCACTTCCGACGAAATCCAAAATATTATTTTTAAAAGAGGAGGCCTGTTTGCTGTAAGAATCGAATTTAGATTTATCAAAGGAACTACCACCTTTAGCATGGGAGCCGGAAAACATTTTAGTGGATAATGCTTTAAACAGGTTATCCTCTGCTTCTTGTGAACCCCTTGCATTCTTCGTTAATTCAGTCACAAGCTCATCCTGCTTTTGTCTGCTCTCTTCACTATTTTTCTCCAGACTTTCTAATAAAATGATTCCTTCCTCTGCTGTCAACTTGCCTTCTTCTACCAGCTTCAAAATTCGTTTGCGTTCTTCCATTCCCGTTTCCTCCTCTTTGTTTGACTATAATTTGTATACGATTATTCCACAAAAAAGTTTCAAACCCTCTCTTTCTATTGTGCCATAACCAGAAGATTTTTAGGTCAGACCCCCGCCGTAAATTTCTTTATTCTTACATAAGCCTCAGGTCTTAGAGTGATTTTTTTGAAGCAGGAAAATCGCGCATGGTATAATGAAAGTGCATCATGGAAATAGATTGTGAGGAAGGAGTGATACGATGGATTTTATTATGGACCATTTACTAACGATTATTATTGTGCTCGTTGTTCTGTTTGTCATTATACCTTTCTTAAAAAGCATATTATCCAAATTGCTCGTCATAGGGTTAGTAATTGTTGCATTGCTCTTTTTCGGAATTCTCGGGCCGGATTTTACAGAGTCCTCCTCTGAATTTGCAGAAAATACGATTCGACCAGTTGTGATGAATGAAATTGACCAAGCAGACTTTGTTTATGATCAAGACACCAAAGAATATACAATTCAGAGTGCTTCCTTTCATTTAAAGGGACAATTGAATGAAAATACGGGAGAAATTCGCTTCCGAGATAAAACCTACCAAATGGATGTGCGATTTTTACAGGATATTATCGAAGAGAAAGTAAAAGAACAAGAGACAAGATAAAAAGGATGAGGGTTCATATAAGAAACCCTCATCCTTTTTTATGCTTTACTAACCTTTTCTTTTTCTTGTACCTTTAGCTCCATTCGGTCTCTATCTCGCAATAGAATGGGACGTAGGTATTGACCAGTATAGGAAGCTTCCACTTCTATCACTTCCTCCGGTGTACCCGTTGCGATAATGGTACCACCTTTGTCCCCACCTTCTGGACCAAGGTCGACCATGTAATCCACCGCTTTAATCACATCCAGATTATGCTCAATGACTAGTACGGTATCCCCATTCTCCACAAGACGCTGCAGCACCTTAAGTAGTCTTGCAATATCATCCACATGAAGACCTGTCGTTGGTTCATCGAGAATGTAGAGCGAACGACCAGTTGAACGACGGTGCAACTCAGAAGCTAGCTTCACACGCTGGGCTTCTCCACCTGAGAGCGTGGTTGCCGGCTGACCTAGCGTAATATAGCCAAGACCAACATCATAAATGGTTTGCAGCTTGCGGCTAATTTTTGGAATGTTTTCAAAGAAGCTCACTGCATCCTCTACAGTCATTTTTAAAATATCATCAATGTTCTTGCCCTTATATTGCACCTCGAGCGTTTCACGGTTATAGCGCTTGCCATGACAAACCTCACAAGGAACATATACATCTGGCAGGAAATGCATTTCAATTTTAATAATTCCATCACCACGGCAGGCTTCACAGCGACCGCCTTTGACGTTAAAACTAAAGCGACCTTTTTTGTAGCCACGAACCTTTGCCTCATTTGTAGAAGCAAACACATCACGAATGTCATCAAACACCCCTGTATAGGTGGCTGGATTGGACCTTGGCGTTCGGCCAATTGGCGATTGATCAATATCAATGACCTTATCCAGATAATCGGTTCCACGAATTTCTTTATGTTCACCTGGCTTTGTTTTCGCATTATGAAGGCGCTGAGCCAGGCTCTTATGCAATATTTCATTGATTAACGTACTTTTTCCAGATCCAGATACCCCAGTTACCGCCACAAAACAGCCTAGCGGAATTTTCACATCCACATTTTTCAGGTTGTTTTCGTTTGCTCCAATAATCTCAAGATGACGATCCTCTACGATTTTCCGTTCTGTTGGTAGTGGAATGAATTTTTTACCTGATAGATATTGGCCTGTCAGGGATTTTGGATCATTCATCACCTCTTCTGGTGTTCCGGCAGAGATGACTTGGCCTCCGTGCACGCCAGCTCCAGGTCCAATATCCAGCAAATAGTCAGCAGCCATCATCGTGTCTTCATCATGCTCCACGACAATAAGGGTGTTGCCAATATCACGCATGCTTTTTAATGTCTGAATAAGACGGTCATTGTCTCGTTGATGAAGTCCAATGGAAGGCTCATCCAGAATATAGAGGACACCTGTTAAACGAGAACCAATTTGAGTCGCAAGACGGATACGCTGTGCTTCTCCTCCAGAGAGCGTTCCTGCTGCTCGGCTTAATGTTAAATAATCAAGTCCCACATTATTTAAGAAGCCTAGACGCTCTTGGATTTCTCGAAGGATCATGTTAGCAATTTTTCGTTCTTTTTCTGATAGATCTAGTTTGTCAAAGAAATCGATCGCCTCGACAATCGAATACTTCGTCACATTTCCGATATGCTCTCCGTTGATAAGGACAGATAAGCTTTCCAGCTTCAGACGGTTGCCTTTACATGCTGGACATGGCTGCTGTGCCATATATTTTTCCATCTGCTCTCTTATGTAATCAGAGCTTGTTTCTCTATAACGTCTTTCCACATTGGGGATAACTCCCTCAAACTTAATATAGCTTTCACGAACCTGACCAAAGTCATTTTCATAGCGGAAGTATACTTCTTCCTTTCCACTTCCATAAAGAACTTTATCGAGGAGATGCTTCGGAATTTCATCCACAGGGATATTCATATCAATTCCATAGTGATTGCAAACAGCTTCAAGCATCTGTGGATAATATTGTGAGCTCGATGGCTCCCACGGTGCTAGTGCATGTTGTTTTAAACTTAACTTCTTGTTAGGGATGACAAGGTCAATATCCACTTCAAGCTTTGTACCAAGGCCGTCACATTTTTGGCATGCACCATAAGGGCTGTTAAAAGAAAACATTCTTGGCTCTAGTTCGCCAATGGAAAATCCACATTGGGGACAAGCATGATGCTCACTGAATAAAAGCTCTTCCTCTCCAATGATATCCACCACCACTTTGCCTTCGCCTAAACGGAGGGCTGTCTCCAGGGAATCAGAAAGACGGGTCGCAACGCCATCTTTTACGACGATTCGGTCAATAACGACTTCAATGGAATGCTTCTTGTTTTTTTCGAGTTCGATTTCATCGGTTACTTCGACCATTTCACCATTCACACGTAAACGGACATAGCCTTGCTTTTTAATATCCTCTATTGTTTTCACATGCGTTCCTTTTCGACCTTGAACAACAGGAGCTAAAATTTGAAGCTTCGTCCGCTCTGGATATTCCATGATGCGGTCGACCATTTGTTCAATCGTTTGGGAGGAAATTTCAATTCCATGCTTTGGGCAGGTTGGTCGGCCAACTCT
Proteins encoded:
- the uvrA gene encoding excinuclease ABC subunit UvrA, which translates into the protein MAMDKIIVKGARAHNLKNIDVTIPRDKLVVLTGLSGSGKSSLAFDTIYAEGQRRYVESLSAYARQFLGQMDKPDVDSIEGLSPAISIDQKTTSRNPRSTVGTVTEIYDYLRLLFARVGRPTCPKHGIEISSQTIEQMVDRIMEYPERTKLQILAPVVQGRKGTHVKTIEDIKKQGYVRLRVNGEMVEVTDEIELEKNKKHSIEVVIDRIVVKDGVATRLSDSLETALRLGEGKVVVDIIGEEELLFSEHHACPQCGFSIGELEPRMFSFNSPYGACQKCDGLGTKLEVDIDLVIPNKKLSLKQHALAPWEPSSSQYYPQMLEAVCNHYGIDMNIPVDEIPKHLLDKVLYGSGKEEVYFRYENDFGQVRESYIKFEGVIPNVERRYRETSSDYIREQMEKYMAQQPCPACKGNRLKLESLSVLINGEHIGNVTKYSIVEAIDFFDKLDLSEKERKIANMILREIQERLGFLNNVGLDYLTLSRAAGTLSGGEAQRIRLATQIGSRLTGVLYILDEPSIGLHQRDNDRLIQTLKSMRDIGNTLIVVEHDEDTMMAADYLLDIGPGAGVHGGQVISAGTPEEVMNDPKSLTGQYLSGKKFIPLPTERKIVEDRHLEIIGANENNLKNVDVKIPLGCFVAVTGVSGSGKSTLINEILHKSLAQRLHNAKTKPGEHKEIRGTDYLDKVIDIDQSPIGRTPRSNPATYTGVFDDIRDVFASTNEAKVRGYKKGRFSFNVKGGRCEACRGDGIIKIEMHFLPDVYVPCEVCHGKRYNRETLEVQYKGKNIDDILKMTVEDAVSFFENIPKISRKLQTIYDVGLGYITLGQPATTLSGGEAQRVKLASELHRRSTGRSLYILDEPTTGLHVDDIARLLKVLQRLVENGDTVLVIEHNLDVIKAVDYMVDLGPEGGDKGGTIIATGTPEEVIEVEASYTGQYLRPILLRDRDRMELKVQEKEKVSKA